From Xenopus laevis strain J_2021 chromosome 7L, Xenopus_laevis_v10.1, whole genome shotgun sequence, one genomic window encodes:
- the lbx1.L gene encoding transcription factor LBX1 (The RefSeq protein has 1 substitution, 1 non-frameshifting indel compared to this genomic sequence), whose amino-acid sequence MTSKDEAKSSASSVEERRRNALDLLPPPANSNKPLTPFSIEDILNKPSVRRSYTICGTAHLLSSADKPPAAGLPLSSRALLSQTSPLCALEELASKTFKGLEVSVLQAAEGRDGMTIFGQRQTPKKRRKSRTAFTNHQIYELEKRFLYQKYLSPADRDQIAQQLGLTNAQVITWFQNRRAKLKRDLEEMKADVESTKKMSPSAVEAVLTISELEESGSERGNSRSRSPQLGLTSNHMPLSPSXPLTDQHASKECSEDEEDVEIDVDD is encoded by the exons ATGACTTCCAAAGATGAAGCCAAGTCGTCCTCGGTGGAGGAAAGAAGAAGGAATGCCTTGGACCTTTTACCACCTCCTGCTAATTCTAACAAGCCCCTGACTCCTTTCAGCATTGAGGATATCCTAAACAAGCCCTCAGTCCGGAGAAGTTACACCATATGTGGGACAGCTCACCTACTAAGCAGCGCAGATAAGCCTCCTGCTGCAGGGCTGCCCCTGTCCAGCAGAGCCCTTCTCTCCCAAACCTCCCCTCTCTGTGCTCTGGAAGAGCTGGCCAGCAAGACCTTTAAAGGTCTGGAAGTGAGTGTCCTGCAGGCAGCAGAAG gtCGAGATGGGATGACAATTTTTGGCCAAAGACAGACCCCTAAAAAGAGGAGAAAGTCCAGAACAGCTTTTACGAACCACCAGATTTATGAGTTGGAGAAACGatttttgtatcagaaatatttaTCTCCGGCCGACCGTGATCAGATCGCCCAGCAGTTGGGACTGACCAATGCCCAGGTGATCACCTGGTTCCAGAATCGCAGGGCCAAGCTGAAGAGGGATCTGGAGGAGATGAAGGCAGATGTGGAGTCAACCAAAAAGATGAGCCCTTCAGCAGTAGAAGCAGTGCTCACCATCTCTGAGTTGGAAGAGAGCGGGTCTGAGCGAGGAAACAGTCGCAGTAGGTCGCCCCAACTTGGACTAACATCGAACCACATGCCCCTCTCCCCTTCTTCTCCGCTCACAGACCAGCACGCGAGCAAGGAGTGCtcggaggatgaggaggatgtggAAATTGATGTAGACGACTGA